The genomic region AACTTCGAATATGATGTGCGCCCGACCATCGAGGGCGAGCCCGCGAAGCTGTCGGAGGCGCAAGCCGATCTTGCCCGCGCCCCGCGCCCGGAGCGCTGGGTGCCGAAATGGCTGGCGGAATCTTGAAGCTGGGCATCCAGCGATGCCGCCGCCCAGCCGGCGCCGAAATCTTCCGCTGTCGCGTCATCATGACCTCGCCGGAACGGCACCTTCGATCCCCCTTGACTTAGAGCGCGCTCGAAGGGGTATCTGTACGTGCGTCAGTACGAGAACGGGCACACATGAAGATCGGCGACCTCGCAAAACGGACCGGCCTGTCGCACACACGCTGCGCTACTATGAGCGCATCGGGCTGCTGCCATACGCCGACCGGGATCGCTCCGGCCAGCGCGACTTTGACGCATCGATCCTCACATGGATCGAATTTCTCGGTCGGCTCAAGACCACGGGAATGCCGATCCGGGGCATGTTGCGTTATGCGGCGCTTCGGGATGAAGGCGAAGCCACCGGGCCAGCCCGGCGGCAGATGCTGGAAGTCCACCGGGAACAGGTGCGCACGCAAATTGCCGAACTCCAGGAATGCCTGCTCGTCCTTGATACCAAGATCGCCGGCTATGCCAGCGACGAACAGAGGACGAAGGAAAATGACGCACGCCCAAACACAAGACGAAAGCCGCTTCGATCGCGGCCAGCGGGCCCTGTCGCGCATTGACGGCAGTGCCGGCGAAAAGGTCGTCGCCTCACTCGCCGACATAGCTCCGGATTTCGCACGATACGTGATCGAGTTTCCGTTCGGCGACATTTACTGCCGCCCGGACCTCGGCCTGCGCGATCGAGAGATCGCCACGATCGCCGCGCTGACGGCGCTCGGAAATGCCGCGCCTCAGCTCAAAGTGCATCTCGAGGCGGGTCTGAACGTCGGCCTGTCTCGCGACGAGATCGTGGAGATCATGATGCAGATGGCCGTCTATGCGGGCTTCCCGGCGGCGCTGAACGGGCTGTTCGCAGCCAAGGAAGTGTTCGCCGCACGCGACGAACAGCAGGCGTCGGGAGAAGCGACATGACCTCGTAGTTCGGGCACGCCCAGCCTGAACGCCGGCTGGTGGAAAATGCCTAAGGCGCGCCGGTCTTGCCGGCGTGCCGCGACCGGAATCTCAGAATCCCGCGACGCTGCCGTGGAGGTCGTACTGGTCCGCGCGCTCGATCTTGGCGGTGACGATCTCGCCGACGCGCAAGGGGCGGCGGCTCGACAGGTAGACGGCGCCGTCGATCTCGGGCGCATCGGCCTTGAGCGGCCCCTTGCGACGGTCGGGCCGACCTCGTCGATGATGATCTGCTGGCGCGTGCCGACCTTGCGCTTCAGCCTGCGCGCAGAGATTTTCTGCTGGCGCGCCATCAGTGCATTGTAGCGCTCCTGCTTGATCTCTTCCGGCACGGGGTTCTCGATCGCATTCGCCGTGGCGCCGGCGACCGGCTCGTACTTGAAGCAGCCGAGCCGATCGATCTCGGCTTCGTCCAGCCAGTCGAGGAGATAGGCAAAGTCCGCATCGGTCTCGCCGGGGAAGCCGACGATGAAGGTCGAGCGCAAAGCGAGATCAGGACATTGCTCGCGCCAGCGCTTGATGCGCGCCAGCGTCTTGTCCTGCGCCGCCGGGCGCTTCATGGCCTTCAGTACTTCGGGGCTCGCATGCTGGAACGGGATGTCGAGATAGGGCAGCACCTTGCCCTCGTTCATCAGCGCGATGACCTCGTCGACATGCGGGTAGGGGTAGACATATTGCAGCCGGACCCAGGCGCCGAGCTCGCCGAGCTCGCGCGCGAGGTCGATGAATTTGGCGCGGACCTGGCGATCCTTCCACGGGCTCTCGGCGTATTTCAGATCGACGCCATAGGCCGAAGTGTCCTGCGAGATCACCAGCAGCTCCTTGACGCCGGCGCCGACCAGTCGCTCGGCCTCGCGCAGCACGTCGTTGGCCGGTCGCGAGACCAGGTCGCCGCGCAGCTTCGGGATGATGCAGAAGGTGCAGCGGTTGTTGCAGCCCTCGGAGATTTTCAGATAGGCGTAGTGCCGCGGCGTCAGCTTGATGCCTTGCGGCGGCACCAGATCGAGATGCGGATTATGGGCGGGCGGCAGCGCGCGATGCACGGCGTCCAGCACGCTCTCATATTGCTGCGGGCCGGTGATGGAGAGCACGCCGGGATAGGCCTGCTCGATCTGCTCGGGTTCCGCCCCCATGCAACCGGTCACGATCACCTTGCCGTTCTCGGCCATGGCCTCGCCGATCGCCGAGAGCGATTCCTGCTTGGCGCTGTCGAGGAAGCCGCAGGTGTTGACGATGACGATGTCGGCCCCGTCATGCTTGCGGGCGAGCTCGTAGCCCTCGGCGCGCAGACGCGTGATGATGCGCTCGGAATCCACCAAAGCCTTGGGGCACCCGAGCGACACGAAGCTGACCTTCGGCGCAGCCGTCTGATCCATATCCAAATCTGCCTGATTGACAAGGTTGAGCTAGTCCCAATTGCCCATAATTACAACCCTTTGCATGGCTCGCGGGCATGCTATGGATGAATCACTGGTGGTGAGTGAGCAATGAGCGCCGAACAGTCGCCCAAAATCGTGATCGTCGACGAAAGCCCGATCCGGGCTGCGATCCTCGAAGAAGGGTTGCGGGAGGCCGGATTTACGCAGATCGTCCATATCCGCGAGATGCAGAGCCTGCTCGCCCGGATTTATGCGGTCGATCCCGACATCATCCTGATCGATCTGGAAAACCCCAGCCGCGACGTGCTGGAAGCGATGTTCCAGGTCAGCCGCGCCGTGAAGCGGCCGATCGCGATGTTCGTCGACCAGAGCGATTCATCCTCGATCCAGGCCTCGGTCGAGGCGGGGGTCTCCGCCTATATCGTCGACGGGCTGAGGAAGGAGCGCATCAAGCCGATCCTCGACCTCTGCGTGTCGCGCTTCAATGCCTTCGCAAAACTCCAGGAGGAACTGGAGCGT from Bradyrhizobium lupini harbors:
- a CDS encoding carboxymuconolactone decarboxylase family protein: MTHAQTQDESRFDRGQRALSRIDGSAGEKVVASLADIAPDFARYVIEFPFGDIYCRPDLGLRDREIATIAALTALGNAAPQLKVHLEAGLNVGLSRDEIVEIMMQMAVYAGFPAALNGLFAAKEVFAARDEQQASGEAT
- a CDS encoding ANTAR domain-containing response regulator, with protein sequence MSAEQSPKIVIVDESPIRAAILEEGLREAGFTQIVHIREMQSLLARIYAVDPDIILIDLENPSRDVLEAMFQVSRAVKRPIAMFVDQSDSSSIQASVEAGVSAYIVDGLRKERIKPILDLCVSRFNAFAKLQEELERTKSQLEDRKVIEKAKGILMKVKGLTEDEAYVLLRSTAMREKKKIGEIAQSIITASEMLK